The Winogradskyella schleiferi genome has a window encoding:
- a CDS encoding mechanosensitive ion channel family protein: MDKLNGWWEAILLKLPNVAIAIVVIICSFLLARFLGNLLLKILRRRMQNQSVRRLLAKALKIIIVLGGFFIALGVLNLDKALTSILAGAGVVALAIGLALQSTLSNTFSGVMLSFLPRLQIGDYVETNDHGGYIHEISMRNLVLKRPDGQFVVMPNSKFIEEPFINYSLIDRGRITVSCGVAYGTELHSVKKMVMEKVKKAFPQKDNEKIEFYYTKFNDSSIDFILRFWIDFVKKGQMYAAQDKAILLINDLFNENNIEIPFPIRTLNVSEEQLGNMNAIFNERKSE, encoded by the coding sequence ATGGATAAATTAAACGGTTGGTGGGAAGCTATTCTTTTAAAGCTTCCTAACGTAGCCATTGCTATTGTCGTAATTATCTGTAGTTTTTTACTCGCACGGTTTTTAGGTAATTTATTACTTAAAATTTTACGTCGACGTATGCAAAATCAATCGGTACGACGGCTTTTGGCAAAAGCCCTCAAGATCATTATTGTATTGGGCGGTTTTTTCATAGCCTTGGGAGTACTGAATTTAGACAAAGCCTTAACCTCGATCCTCGCAGGAGCTGGTGTTGTGGCGTTGGCCATTGGTTTGGCATTGCAGAGCACTTTGTCCAATACGTTTTCGGGCGTTATGCTATCGTTTTTACCACGTCTTCAAATCGGAGACTATGTAGAGACTAATGATCATGGTGGATATATTCATGAAATAAGTATGCGGAATTTAGTATTAAAACGACCAGATGGGCAATTTGTGGTCATGCCAAATTCAAAATTCATTGAAGAACCTTTTATCAATTACTCGTTGATTGATCGCGGAAGAATTACCGTGTCTTGTGGCGTTGCTTATGGTACGGAATTACATAGTGTAAAGAAAATGGTCATGGAAAAAGTAAAGAAAGCATTTCCTCAAAAAGACAACGAAAAGATTGAATTTTATTACACTAAGTTTAATGACAGTTCCATAGATTTTATTCTGAGATTTTGGATTGACTTTGTAAAAAAAGGTCAGATGTATGCCGCTCAGGATAAGGCGATTTTATTGATCAATGACTTATTTAACGAAAACAATATTGAAATCCCATTTCCAATTAGAACGCTTAATGTTTCTGAAGAACAGTTGGGTAATATGAACGCCATATTTAATGAGCGAAAATCGGAATAA
- a CDS encoding endonuclease/exonuclease/phosphatase family protein, with translation MIVVYIISVIFIITPFLPATGLTHWFFRTADFVRLQSIAIEIILLILLFVFEDQYHWFQYILIAGLLIAMVYQLAKVIPYTKLAKRLDHSNESDGMVSILAVNVLQTNSQYDKLIAIINENDPDLVLTMESNKDWENALSAIERNYPFSVKVPLENLYGMHLYSKNELKNVSKQFQVEDDVPSIYFDYAINNEVDVFFGCLHPAPPSPTENDTSKEQDAELMLTGAYIRDLDKSCVVCGDMNDVVWSRTTRLFKKMTKMIDPRVGRGLYATFHADYKLMRFPLDHLFITKDLYVGQMHRTKHLGSDHFGVYYEIYHKKEQQTKTKGKLNGEEKEDVNEKIEEGKEKASENDN, from the coding sequence ATGATTGTCGTTTATATAATAAGTGTAATATTTATCATCACACCGTTTTTACCAGCTACAGGACTTACACATTGGTTTTTCAGGACTGCGGATTTTGTGAGATTACAATCTATAGCAATTGAAATCATCTTATTAATCCTCTTATTTGTTTTTGAAGACCAATACCACTGGTTCCAATATATTTTAATAGCAGGACTTTTGATTGCCATGGTATATCAATTGGCCAAAGTAATACCCTATACCAAATTAGCCAAGCGATTAGATCACTCCAATGAAAGTGATGGCATGGTTTCGATTTTGGCTGTCAATGTTTTACAGACCAATTCCCAATACGATAAATTGATAGCCATTATAAATGAAAACGATCCCGATCTTGTACTTACTATGGAAAGCAATAAAGATTGGGAAAATGCCCTAAGTGCTATTGAAAGAAACTATCCGTTTTCGGTAAAAGTACCTCTAGAAAACCTGTATGGAATGCACCTGTATTCGAAAAATGAACTTAAAAATGTATCCAAGCAATTTCAGGTAGAGGATGATGTCCCTTCTATCTATTTTGATTATGCCATAAACAACGAGGTCGATGTTTTCTTTGGCTGTCTGCATCCAGCACCACCAAGTCCTACCGAGAATGACACGTCTAAAGAACAGGATGCCGAACTTATGCTGACAGGTGCCTACATACGAGATTTGGACAAATCCTGTGTGGTTTGTGGCGATATGAATGATGTGGTATGGAGCAGAACTACCCGTCTATTCAAAAAAATGACTAAAATGATAGATCCACGTGTGGGAAGAGGGCTTTATGCCACATTTCACGCGGACTATAAATTGATGCGCTTTCCCTTGGATCATCTCTTCATAACAAAAGATCTTTACGTAGGTCAAATGCATAGAACCAAACACTTAGGGAGCGACCACTTCGGTGTGTACTATGAAATTTACCACAAAAAAGAACAACAAACCAAAACCAAAGGAAAGTTAAATGGTGAAGAAAAAGAGGATGTAAATGAAAAGATTGAAGAAGGAAAGGAAAAGGCTTCTGAAAATGACAACTGA
- a CDS encoding DUF6691 family protein — MRYVTYLFIGILFGIIMYKSEAASWFRIYEMFQFGAFHMYGLMGSAVLLGIVGVKIIKKKNIEPIDGDEMSLEPKNKSVTRYLVGGIVFGLGWALAGVCPGPMYVLAGAGYISIFVVLCGALIGTLIYGVLRKKLPH, encoded by the coding sequence ATGAGATATGTAACGTATTTATTTATTGGTATTTTGTTCGGTATTATAATGTATAAATCCGAAGCGGCCTCTTGGTTTCGTATTTATGAAATGTTCCAATTTGGGGCTTTCCATATGTATGGTCTTATGGGTTCAGCAGTGCTACTGGGAATTGTTGGCGTAAAGATCATCAAGAAAAAAAACATAGAACCGATTGATGGGGATGAAATGAGTTTAGAACCTAAAAATAAAAGTGTTACCCGTTATTTAGTTGGCGGAATAGTATTTGGATTAGGTTGGGCATTGGCAGGTGTTTGTCCTGGTCCCATGTATGTTCTTGCTGGAGCAGGCTATATCTCAATATTTGTCGTTTTATGTGGTGCATTAATAGGCACGCTTATTTATGGCGTTTTGAGAAAGAAACTACCGCATTAA
- a CDS encoding YeeE/YedE family protein, whose translation MNLIYDPWAWYVGGPLIALVLFLLLFAGKQFGMSSNLRTACAAVGAEKVADYFKYDWKSKRWNLMVVLGAAIGGFIASYYMSNSTVEINPEVAQQLAADYNITSAGEQYLPSEIFSLDALGEPFTIFILLLGGILVGFGARYAGGCTSGHGISGLSNLQLPSLIAVIGFFIGGLVMVHLLYPLIFG comes from the coding sequence ATGAATCTTATTTATGACCCATGGGCATGGTACGTTGGAGGCCCATTAATTGCATTAGTCCTGTTCTTATTATTGTTTGCAGGTAAACAATTTGGTATGTCTTCTAATTTACGTACAGCCTGTGCAGCCGTTGGTGCGGAAAAAGTGGCAGATTATTTCAAATATGACTGGAAATCAAAACGCTGGAATTTAATGGTTGTATTAGGTGCTGCCATAGGTGGTTTTATCGCTTCATATTATATGAGTAATTCTACTGTAGAAATCAATCCTGAAGTAGCGCAGCAACTTGCAGCAGATTATAACATCACCAGTGCAGGTGAACAGTATTTGCCTTCAGAGATTTTTTCGCTGGATGCATTGGGCGAGCCCTTTACTATTTTCATTCTTTTATTGGGCGGTATTTTGGTAGGTTTTGGTGCTCGATATGCAGGTGGTTGCACCTCTGGACACGGTATATCTGGCTTGAGTAATTTACAGCTACCATCTTTAATAGCTGTGATAGGTTTTTTTATAGGTGGATTAGTTATGGTTCATTTATTATACCCTTTAATTTTTGGATAG
- a CDS encoding MBL fold metallo-hydrolase: MKIKQFEYEPLSHFSYAIISEGKMIVIDPERNPEFYYEFAKTNNANIIAVIETHPHADFISSHLQIHKETGATIYNSEKLGAIYPHSSFDEGDVIPLGNINFTALNTPGHSPDSITVVAQEGSKTALFTGDTLFVGDVGRPDLRKDGGNKEQKQQELAEAMFDSIHTKFKNLPDDAVVYPAHGSGSLCGKSMGDASSSTLGEERKQNWAFKTTSKKEFVKELIDSQPFIPSYFGYNVDVNKKGAEILRKATAKVQFKMGSSLRGLIVDVREEREFKKGHLKGSINVQAASETAKFETWLGAIIKPEERFSIVISHPKDLHMILERVAKIGYENQLQKVVTLPNVRLKETSALAIKDFNENPNDYTIIDVRNHSEVEEGKVFESAISMPLNTLRDDVGKIPTDKPIVVHCAGGYRSAAGSSIIEKHLSSKVYDLGERVKDFN, translated from the coding sequence ATGAAAATCAAACAATTTGAATACGAGCCTTTATCCCATTTTAGTTATGCTATTATTAGTGAAGGCAAAATGATAGTCATCGATCCCGAACGCAATCCAGAATTCTACTACGAATTTGCTAAAACAAATAACGCTAATATTATTGCGGTAATTGAAACACATCCTCATGCAGATTTTATTAGCTCACATTTGCAAATTCACAAGGAAACTGGAGCCACCATTTATAACAGTGAAAAATTGGGTGCTATTTATCCACACAGCAGCTTTGATGAAGGCGATGTTATCCCATTAGGCAATATTAACTTTACAGCATTAAATACTCCTGGGCATTCTCCTGATAGTATTACTGTGGTGGCACAAGAGGGCAGTAAAACGGCACTATTTACTGGCGATACCCTTTTTGTTGGCGATGTTGGTCGACCAGATTTAAGAAAAGACGGTGGCAATAAAGAACAGAAACAGCAAGAGCTTGCCGAAGCTATGTTTGACAGCATCCATACAAAATTCAAGAACTTACCCGATGATGCCGTTGTATATCCTGCGCATGGTTCGGGTTCGCTTTGCGGTAAAAGCATGGGTGATGCAAGCAGTAGTACTTTAGGTGAGGAGCGCAAACAAAATTGGGCTTTCAAAACCACTTCGAAAAAGGAATTTGTGAAAGAATTAATTGATAGTCAGCCTTTTATTCCTTCGTATTTTGGTTACAATGTTGATGTGAACAAAAAGGGAGCCGAAATACTACGCAAAGCGACGGCAAAAGTGCAGTTTAAAATGGGTAGCAGCCTACGTGGACTAATCGTAGATGTCCGTGAAGAGCGCGAATTTAAAAAAGGTCACCTTAAGGGCAGTATCAATGTGCAAGCAGCGTCTGAAACCGCCAAATTTGAGACTTGGTTGGGTGCTATAATTAAACCTGAAGAACGGTTCAGCATTGTTATTAGCCATCCCAAAGATTTGCACATGATTTTGGAGCGTGTTGCTAAAATTGGTTACGAAAACCAACTTCAAAAGGTTGTCACACTTCCTAATGTGAGACTAAAAGAAACAAGCGCCTTGGCCATTAAGGACTTTAACGAAAACCCAAACGATTACACCATTATTGATGTCCGAAATCACAGTGAGGTAGAGGAGGGTAAGGTATTTGAAAGTGCTATTTCAATGCCCTTAAATACTTTGCGGGACGATGTTGGTAAAATTCCGACCGACAAACCTATTGTGGTACATTGTGCAGGTGGTTACAGAAGTGCTGCAGGAAGTAGTATAATTGAAAAACACTTAAGTTCCAAAGTTTATGACTTGGGCGAGCGTGTAAAGGACTTTAATTAG
- a CDS encoding SpoIIAA family protein, whose protein sequence is MIQLLNTQKENLISAKISGKISKNDLEKMHPLIHNIINKGKKVDFYFEMEDFKGYTLKGFWEDIKIDSAHISDYGKMDFVGDKKWQEFVANVTDFFTSSEVKYFDSKDKELAKKWILK, encoded by the coding sequence ATGATACAGCTATTAAATACACAAAAAGAGAATTTGATTTCCGCAAAAATCAGCGGTAAAATTTCAAAAAACGATTTAGAAAAAATGCATCCACTTATCCACAATATTATTAACAAAGGAAAAAAGGTGGATTTCTATTTTGAAATGGAAGATTTTAAAGGTTATACCTTAAAAGGATTTTGGGAAGATATTAAAATAGATAGCGCACACATTTCCGATTATGGGAAGATGGATTTTGTAGGTGATAAAAAGTGGCAGGAATTTGTGGCAAATGTTACTGACTTTTTTACAAGTTCAGAGGTTAAATATTTTGACTCAAAGGATAAAGAATTGGCTAAGAAATGGATCTTAAAATAG
- a CDS encoding permease, which yields MKGFLEQWGEAAYTTTGFFWMALWAFILGYIISSMIQIFVTEKRMQKTMGKNESKSVLLGTFFGFISSSCSFAALASTKSLFKKGASFVSSIAFLLASTNLVIELGIIISIFLGWQFVVGEYIGGLLLILICWILIRIINPKKLIDKARKNLEGQDADESENSKDWKKQIMHEGSWAKVAKKYKMEWQMVWKDVTVGFTIAGIVAVFVPDSFFQTLFINSGQGKTDFTFFEVLEHILVGPVAAFLTFIGSMGNIPLAALLFGKGVSFAGVMAFIFSDLVVFPVLRINAKYYGWKMSLFILFLLFTALIGTALALHYSFDLLSILPDPSQVKIQDKDHFKIDYTFYLNMAFLAISGYLIYLGFFKRKDVAHSMSEMAPKSPLLESILKYTAFICYAWLAGGLIIKFIG from the coding sequence ATGAAAGGGTTTTTAGAACAATGGGGAGAAGCAGCCTATACCACGACCGGATTTTTCTGGATGGCACTTTGGGCTTTTATATTGGGTTATATCATCAGTAGTATGATTCAGATTTTTGTTACCGAAAAACGGATGCAAAAAACGATGGGGAAAAATGAATCCAAAAGTGTACTATTAGGAACCTTTTTCGGCTTTATAAGCAGTTCTTGCAGTTTTGCTGCATTAGCGAGTACAAAGTCCTTGTTTAAAAAAGGGGCAAGTTTTGTTTCGTCCATAGCTTTTTTATTAGCCTCTACCAATTTAGTAATTGAGCTAGGTATAATCATATCCATATTTTTAGGTTGGCAGTTCGTCGTTGGGGAATATATTGGTGGACTACTACTCATTCTCATCTGCTGGATTCTTATTCGTATTATAAATCCCAAAAAACTGATAGATAAAGCTCGAAAAAATCTTGAGGGACAGGATGCTGATGAATCTGAAAATTCTAAAGACTGGAAAAAACAAATAATGCATGAAGGTAGCTGGGCAAAAGTTGCCAAAAAATATAAGATGGAATGGCAAATGGTATGGAAAGATGTAACCGTTGGCTTTACCATTGCCGGTATCGTAGCAGTCTTCGTCCCTGATTCATTTTTCCAAACGTTATTTATTAATAGTGGTCAAGGCAAAACGGATTTCACTTTTTTTGAAGTTCTGGAACATATTCTTGTTGGACCAGTTGCTGCTTTTTTGACGTTTATCGGTTCAATGGGAAATATTCCATTGGCAGCATTGCTTTTTGGCAAAGGTGTAAGTTTTGCTGGTGTGATGGCTTTCATTTTTAGTGATTTAGTGGTTTTTCCTGTACTTAGGATTAATGCAAAGTACTATGGATGGAAAATGTCATTGTTTATTTTATTTCTTTTGTTTACGGCATTGATCGGAACAGCCTTGGCCTTACATTATTCTTTCGATTTGTTAAGTATATTACCAGATCCTTCACAGGTAAAGATTCAAGATAAGGATCATTTTAAAATTGATTATACCTTCTATTTAAATATGGCCTTCCTTGCAATTTCTGGGTATCTGATTTACTTGGGATTCTTTAAGAGAAAGGATGTAGCACATTCAATGAGTGAAATGGCACCCAAAAGTCCTTTGCTGGAAAGCATTTTAAAATATACTGCCTTTATCTGTTACGCATGGCTCGCTGGTGGTTTAATAATTAAATTTATAGGTTGA
- a CDS encoding DUF421 domain-containing protein, giving the protein MTLLATINSFLILNQSAKKATSVFDTDLQSILMIILSSIGIYTAIIVYTRLFGKRSFSKMSSFDFAMTVAVGSITATTILSETVSFLEGAIGLLMVYILQLVAAYFRRFSWFRKRIDNQPTLVMEGQHILKENLKAVRLTEGDLRSKIREANVTKLSEIKAVIFETTGNLVVLHKRDNDGIDDWLLKDVQR; this is encoded by the coding sequence ATGACATTATTAGCAACAATTAACTCATTCTTAATTTTAAATCAATCTGCAAAAAAAGCCACTAGTGTTTTTGATACGGATTTGCAATCCATACTAATGATTATTTTGTCTAGTATTGGCATTTACACAGCCATAATTGTTTATACTAGACTATTCGGAAAGCGAAGTTTCTCTAAAATGTCGAGTTTCGATTTCGCGATGACCGTAGCCGTAGGTTCAATTACAGCAACTACCATATTGTCTGAAACTGTGAGTTTTCTTGAAGGGGCAATAGGATTATTGATGGTATATATCCTTCAACTTGTAGCAGCCTATTTCCGAAGATTTAGTTGGTTTAGAAAACGAATAGACAATCAGCCCACTTTAGTTATGGAAGGACAACATATTCTTAAAGAAAATTTAAAAGCGGTAAGATTAACCGAAGGTGATTTACGCTCTAAAATTCGTGAAGCGAATGTTACCAAGCTCTCAGAAATAAAAGCGGTAATATTTGAGACCACTGGAAACTTAGTCGTGCTGCACAAACGGGATAATGATGGTATTGATGATTGGCTTTTAAAAGATGTACAAAGGTAG
- the ligD gene encoding DNA ligase D: MSLEAYRKKRTFKDTPEPKDVYNSENKYRFVIQRHRASHLHYDLRLEMEGVLKSWAVPKGPSMNPKDKRLAVHTEDHPVSYLSFEGVIPKGNYGAGKMTIWDEGTYESLYNNEDLTTDYAEGKLKLVLKGNQLKGIFTLVRSSSMNRKNQWLLIKHDDAYATNLSYDAEDYVVANFQPQTKSRTSELNLKSIVKPMLASPAKDIFNDKNWIYELKYDGYRALANVDSGAVELYSRNGISLNASFKIIQDELESIEHTAILDGEIVILNSDGIPQFNALQNYDPTTTKGHLNYFVFDVLFLNGHSTTDLPLLDRKELLKNLVPESNHITYCDHIDGMGKTVYDRALKLGMEGVIAKKANSKYYTNIRTPDWLKFKKIESVETIICGYTESKNSTRKFASLILGMIENDELVYVGTCGSGFSSKQIKRLHQKFEPYQTEKPVFKIAKHLKGRKAHWLIPKLICEVKFAEWTTSGVMRHPVFLHMRDDKSVPVQISKEHKSLPNKKVPSNSETTLEIDAIHVPISNIEKVYWPDAQLTKYDLLDYYIKMSDFILPYLKDRPQSLHRHPNGIKGESFYQKDNEHLPDWIDTFKIHSKSSERIINYLLCQNQATLTYMNNLGCIELHPWHSTIYQLDKPDYTIIDLDPSEKNTFKQVIETAQAAKVVLDSADIKGYCKTSGASGIHIYIPLGGKYTYSEARDFTKLLCYYIQEQLPELTTLVRSVKKRGPKIYLDYLQNRKGQTIVSAFSLRPKPGASVSTPIDWKDVNTHLRIEDYTISTVPELFKNKEDSFLNILGEGIDMEQALENLNRE; encoded by the coding sequence AATCCTAAAGATAAAAGGCTTGCGGTCCATACTGAAGATCATCCGGTATCTTATTTGTCATTTGAAGGTGTCATTCCAAAAGGAAATTATGGTGCTGGCAAAATGACTATTTGGGATGAAGGCACGTACGAAAGCTTATATAATAATGAAGACCTAACAACAGATTATGCAGAGGGAAAATTAAAGCTTGTTCTAAAAGGTAATCAATTAAAAGGTATTTTCACATTGGTGCGTTCTTCATCGATGAATAGAAAAAATCAATGGTTATTAATTAAACACGACGATGCATATGCAACTAATTTAAGCTACGATGCAGAAGACTATGTAGTTGCTAATTTTCAGCCTCAAACTAAAAGTCGTACTTCTGAATTAAATTTAAAATCCATTGTAAAACCGATGTTGGCTTCGCCAGCAAAGGACATATTTAATGACAAAAATTGGATTTACGAATTAAAATACGATGGCTACCGTGCTTTGGCTAACGTAGATTCCGGAGCGGTGGAATTGTATTCTAGAAATGGGATATCCCTCAACGCTTCGTTCAAAATTATTCAAGATGAATTGGAATCTATTGAACATACCGCTATTCTGGATGGTGAAATAGTCATTTTAAATAGTGACGGAATTCCACAATTCAATGCACTACAAAATTATGACCCAACAACTACAAAGGGTCATCTTAATTACTTTGTTTTTGACGTATTATTTCTCAACGGTCATAGCACAACAGATTTGCCACTTTTAGACCGAAAGGAATTGCTTAAAAACTTAGTGCCAGAGTCCAATCATATTACCTACTGCGACCATATTGATGGCATGGGTAAAACGGTCTATGATAGAGCCTTAAAATTAGGAATGGAAGGGGTTATTGCAAAAAAGGCTAATTCTAAATATTATACAAATATTAGAACACCAGATTGGTTGAAATTTAAGAAAATAGAAAGCGTTGAGACTATCATTTGTGGGTATACCGAATCTAAAAATAGTACTCGCAAATTCGCATCTCTAATTTTGGGAATGATAGAAAATGATGAGTTGGTTTATGTGGGTACTTGTGGCTCAGGATTCTCTTCAAAACAAATAAAGCGATTACATCAGAAGTTTGAGCCTTATCAAACCGAAAAGCCAGTATTTAAAATTGCGAAACATCTCAAAGGCAGAAAAGCGCATTGGCTGATACCGAAACTGATTTGCGAAGTAAAATTTGCCGAATGGACCACAAGCGGTGTGATGAGGCATCCTGTATTTTTACACATGCGCGATGACAAATCGGTTCCGGTACAAATTTCAAAGGAACACAAGTCTTTACCGAACAAAAAAGTGCCGTCAAACTCTGAAACCACATTAGAAATTGACGCTATACATGTGCCCATTTCCAATATTGAAAAAGTGTATTGGCCAGATGCCCAATTGACCAAATATGATCTATTGGACTATTATATAAAAATGTCCGATTTTATCCTTCCTTACTTGAAAGATAGACCTCAAAGTCTGCATCGCCATCCCAATGGCATTAAAGGAGAGTCTTTCTACCAAAAGGATAATGAGCATTTACCTGATTGGATTGATACGTTTAAAATCCATTCAAAATCGTCGGAACGTATTATCAACTATTTGCTATGTCAAAATCAGGCTACATTAACCTATATGAATAACTTAGGTTGTATTGAGTTGCATCCTTGGCATTCCACAATTTATCAATTAGATAAACCAGACTATACCATTATCGATTTAGACCCTTCAGAAAAAAATACATTTAAGCAAGTTATTGAAACTGCCCAAGCTGCCAAAGTTGTGTTGGACAGCGCTGATATAAAAGGGTATTGTAAAACTTCAGGTGCCTCAGGAATTCATATTTATATTCCTTTAGGCGGTAAATATACTTACAGTGAAGCTCGGGATTTTACAAAATTACTGTGTTACTATATACAAGAGCAACTGCCAGAATTAACCACATTGGTACGCTCTGTCAAGAAAAGAGGCCCTAAAATTTATCTAGATTATTTGCAGAACCGAAAAGGGCAGACTATAGTATCTGCATTTAGCTTAAGACCCAAACCAGGTGCAAGCGTTTCAACACCTATTGACTGGAAGGATGTGAATACACATCTAAGAATTGAAGATTATACTATTTCAACAGTCCCTGAATTATTCAAAAATAAAGAGGATAGCTTTTTAAATATTTTAGGAGAAGGGATTGATATGGAACAAGCCTTAGAAAATCTTAATCGTGAATAA